Below is a genomic region from Astatotilapia calliptera chromosome 2, fAstCal1.2, whole genome shotgun sequence.
AAGCAAACTATTTAGACACGGCTAACGTCTCTGCAATTAAAAAGCTATGCCGTCTTTTTGCGGCAAACATCCTGCTTCTTGTCTACCTGTGCCCCCAATAGTGAAGTGAGAGAGACACCTTTTCACTTCTGTTATATTTAGGCACATAGCCTAAATTAATGTGTTTATGTTCAACTACTGTGAActgtaaacacttttttttattttaaattaagataCTAAATTGCAAAACCTAATGTATGTTGCTttcctttttatatatattgacACGGATTCTTGTGCTTTCAGGTCGGTATCATGGGTGAACCACAGCAGGTCAGCGCCCTGCCTCCTCCACCGATGCAGTACATCAAAGAGTACACAGATGAAAACATCCGCAAGGGTCTGGCCCCTAAGCCACCTCCACCCATCAGAGATAATTACATGATGTTTGGCAACCATTTCCAGTGTGATGACCTCATCATCCGGCCTCTCGAAAGCCAAGGCATTGAGAGGCTTCACCCTATGCAGTTTGACCACAAACGGGAGCTCAAGAAACTGAACATGTCCATTCTTGTGAACTTTTTGGACCTTCTGGACATCCTTATCAAGAGCCCTGGTAGTATAAAGCGTGAAGAAAAGCTGGAAGACATAAAGCTTCTGTTTGTCCATATGCACCATCTGATAAATGAGTACAGACCGCATCAAGCCAGGGAGACGCTAAGGGTGATGATGGAGGTCCAGAAAAGACAGAGGCTAGAGACAGCAGAGAGGTTCCAGAAACATCTGGAGAGGGTGGTGGAGATGATCCAGGGGTGCCTTGCCTCCCTGCCTGATGACTTGCCTCAAGTGGAAGGTCAGGATGGTGCTTGTGATGGGACAAAGAGTGCGCCTCCTGCAGCTAGTGTTGGCTGTTCATCTGGGCAGGCCACCAGGCTGAAAACAGAACCTATGGATATAGAGGAAGCAGCTGCCAGCTGCATGGCAATGAGTCAGCAGGAGAAGAGCATCCCTACTTCAAGAAGTGACAAATGGGACAAGGATGCTGCCATGTGCAGCATTATTGATGAACTAGCATAGTTTAATAttatgttctttcttttttgtcgtTTCTTTGCTGAACTCTGTGTAAATATGGCACTTTCGTACATGGTATACACagaatatttttgttctttttattttataactgGTTATGTCACTGGTCTTTGCTCCACAAGTCTTTAACATGACTGCATTCTGCTATTGAGTTATACGTATATGGTTGTAATACATCTCTGTTCTCATGGTTTCATGTACGAGAGTGATTTAGAGAGTGAACATGTTATACCTGTGGTTTTTGccatacacataaaaaatgtgTGCCTGGGGCCTCAAGAATTATCAGCATTAAATCAAGTGTAACCACACTGTACAACAGTGATGCTCGGTAACCTCTCTTCTGACTTGGGAACTTTCAAAACACATCATCGACGAATGTTTCTTACTGCTAGCTTGAAACAGCTGGTGAGATAAAATGTTGCGCCCAACATTTTATCTCATTTCATCTTTGCTGTTTATGGCTTTCTCAACTGCATCGGTTCTCAAAGTTTTTCTAGTACGTTTAATTTAAATCCCCAAACTCCACAGTTTTTATCCAACcactaagaaaaaaagttttacttaaaggtcacattaagaaaaaatccACTCAAGTTTCACTTCACCTTGTTGATTATACTGCACCAGTGTTTCCCGCCATGCAGGTAGTGTGAGAACTGCTGCTCTAATAAGATGAGCACTCCAGCAAGAGAAATGCACAGTCATGCTTTTGTCCATGTGTGTCAGTTAATGTGACTTTATCATTCacgtttgtgttgttttactaGGTACCACACAGTAAGGCTGATGCCTAAACCTTTATTTAGAAGTGACCAGTGTACTCGTTCACCCACGAAACTTGAAACTATGACAATAAATGCTGTCACATTAACGGGAAGctgtgaatgtcagaaatggacATTTGAGGGTGCTAGCTGTGTTTTCAAGGGCCCCAttgaatgttgtttttatttaaaatgtagaaaTTCTGACTAATTCCGGAAAACATATTCCCAGAATAGAAATTTTTAACATAGATCAGGTGGGGGTGCTAAGTTTGCATAATTGTAATAAACCCAATAAACAAATTTGCAGTCAGAGTGCAGTCATCTCACAGAAACATAGAGGGCTTTATTAGACCCGTCAGAGTAGAGTCGCATGAAAACTCATGTAAATGCTGGACTGCCTTTATGTTTGCAATGCATGATTCTTGTCACTGATTTGCAGATTGTGTAATCCATGGAGAGTCGTCACAAAAAAGTCGTCATGTATATTATGTAAAATGTCAAATAATTCTGACCCCCTTCCCTCTTTTATAGGTTTTCATAAGCATACCTAACAGTATAACCAATTTTGTGTTGCCTTGCAGCAGATTGCTCTTACACAACTGTTCAGGGAAAGAAATGTGAGCCTTTCAACTGGTTGCTTGTAAAGCAATTCAAGTGCACATGTTTGGTtgttgaaactgaaaatacaccTCAGGCTGGTGATTGCAGCGCAGATTTCACTACTTGCGTTTCTGTGATGttagctgaggtgtctatgtaACTTGCATAAGTTCAATAAATCAGTGCGTGATACACAAGATGTGTTTTGGcccaatttttcttttatttgaaaagACAACCCAAGGTTGTTTCTCTGAGAATTCATCAAGGATTTCTGTTCTAATGTCTGTGCAAAAAGTGTGCTGTTTTTGAAGCAGGCAGGAGTCATGATGTGTGTCGCTCTGAGACATAAAGAGTATGTGTATTTGGCCAGTTGCAAATTCCAGCTTTATTTCATTGACCTAGAGTAAATGCTCTGCAGCACACTGCATTTTATGTAATGATGTAATGGCACAAACTGTATGCACATTTTTAGCTGTGCATAGACGTtaagctgtgtttgtgttgaccTTTTGTTTTAAACGACAAACAGGATGGACAGAACCAGGTAATATGCACTGATCCTTTCACCGCACCCCCTCGGAAGTTATTACCCTTAGCTGGAATTCCCTGCTTTGAGGCAAGGTAGTTTCCATAATTTTCTCCACCCTTGGATTTATCATATCCACCATTTTTCCCCTACTCACGCTATACCATCAACTCGTGCCCTGGGGTAGTTTAAATGTACAGATGAAAATAATAGGAAGCGTAGTCGAAGGAATTATGTTATGAAACTCGGCATCGTTGGGTTTCACAACAGGGTGGAAAGCCATTCACTTCACCCAATCGGGTTGCTCGCTGCTGCGTCACGTGatctttatttatgtaatgcAATGGTGTTACACAGTCACCTAGCTTCGTGGCCGCGGAGAAGTAGGCTACAGGGGTTAATAGCGGACTCGGATTACTAAAGAGAAATAACATTAATGTGCGGATTTACCGACCTCGATCGTGCGGCGTGTTTGGATTTTTGGAGCGTCGAGGAAACCGGCGCATTGGACTGGGAGCCGAGAGTCTTTTTTGAAAAGGGAACATGGCATTTGTCCCAATACAAAGACTAAGTTAGGGCTGAAAACGAACAATGTCACTGAATGTTTTGAACACGAAAAGAAAATTTGCCAGGTGAGCGTATGAGGACTCAGTTTTGCAGCCGGACGGAAAGCGGTCTGGTTTAGGCTGATGTGTGACACTATTATTAGTGCATCGCCAGCTGCCAGCATGTAATTTAAAGGGTCCTTGCAGTAACAATACCGCCAAACCGTCTATCTGCAGTGCTTTGACGAACAAAGCGACAGTTCTTCCCGTGGGACACTGTACTAGTGACAtaaccagtaaaaaaaaaaaaaaaaaaaatacaatggaAATGCTGGAGTGCCCCCTTTGCCTCTGTCTGATGTGCGAGCCGGTGACCGTGTCGTGCGGCCACACGTTCTGCCGGAGGTGCGTCGGGGGCTACCTGCCTTCCAAATGTCCGCTGTGCAAAGAGAGGCTAAAACAAAAGGAGGTGAAAAACACGAGGAACAACGTCTTGCTCATCGGCGTCGTGGAAAAGTGCTGGCCCGAAGAGAAGGGGATGAAGTGCCAAATTCAGGAGAAACTCAAAGCCACCGAGTTCGCGGAAGCGTTACGCTTAGCGAACGAGGGGCTGAACTTAGGTAAGTGACACACGTGAGAGGTCTTGACAA
It encodes:
- the med7 gene encoding mediator of RNA polymerase II transcription subunit 7 produces the protein MGEPQQVSALPPPPMQYIKEYTDENIRKGLAPKPPPPIRDNYMMFGNHFQCDDLIIRPLESQGIERLHPMQFDHKRELKKLNMSILVNFLDLLDILIKSPGSIKREEKLEDIKLLFVHMHHLINEYRPHQARETLRVMMEVQKRQRLETAERFQKHLERVVEMIQGCLASLPDDLPQVEGQDGACDGTKSAPPAASVGCSSGQATRLKTEPMDIEEAAASCMAMSQQEKSIPTSRSDKWDKDAAMCSIIDELA